The genomic region ATTATTATAATCATCATCACCTCTCTCACTGTTCTTCATCAATCTGATCAGCTCTCTAATCTTCCTTTCCTCAACGAAAACAGTGGTGGGAGAGCACTGTTTCTCCCCTGCGTGCAAATAGGCACATTGATCATAGGCCTTATCCTTATAGTAGCTGATCTTGTTCTCTCCAATCCCTTCTTCACTCTCTTCACAGCTTTCTCTCGACTTCCCTGCACCCCTTCTTTCCTCTCATGATCTCCTGCCGGGATTTCGGCTATCGATCTTCCAGACGAGGACGATGATgacgaagaagaagatggAGACAACGTCGAAGCACGTTGTTTCTTCAACCTCAACAATTCTTTCCATAAAACAGTGCACTTAGGTGGTCTAGGGGACGGATCATCATCAAGAAACCAGCTTATTCTGCTTTCCTCCTTATTCTTCTGCTCGGTTTTCTCCCGACCCTCTCCGCCGTGATCCTCCGTTTTGAGGCTAATCTTGTTGAGTTTCTCCGCATAGTGCATTTGCCAAAAGGGCAGCAGCTTCCCTTCACAGAACAGTTCGTCTGCGGTTATCATGTTGGTCAAGTTTCCGGAAAGAAACTCGAACTCCGCCGCATTTCTTGCAGCACGTTCGCTACCGGTCTCTTGCTCGTTCTCCTGATGACGGTTCGGGCATATGGAGATGAAGTTGTTCTCGTCGAGAAACTCGGCGGAGAAAGATATACGGGGGCTAGAGATGGGGTCGACGACGCATTTTGATGTAGATTGGATGGGTTCTAGGGAGACCATGGTGTTTCTCTTTCTGTTTTGTGTTTAGAGGGGATGTGTGCATGGACTTATAAAGAGGagatgatttttttaactCTTGAACGTTTGGAATCGATCATTAATTATACGATAAGTGTATTACACTAATTGCTGTCTCGAGGACAGTAAAATGTGGTTAGGACAAAAGTTTGTGGGATATGATGATGGTTGTTGATGTGAGGTTTTGGGCAGCCTAAGTTAGTTTATGTTTGAGCAATAGGGTGTGGTGTAGTAAATGTTTGGACGGTGAGAATATTAAAAGGGAGTGGTCTGGAGAAGCAGGAACAAATGAGCTAAGGTTGTTTATGGAGCTTGGGGACAGCACATGGACACCTTGGGAGCTAAATGACAAAAAGCTCTCAACGTACTCTAATTTTGTGGCCTTGTGGAGTTCCATTGGGACATGGAGTAGTAGTTTCACTTCCTATTCTTTTTACTATGAAAAATGAGAGTGATTTTGAATGAGTTTTAAGGGGTGTTTTGTtgggaaattttaatttagatcaGGTGTGATTAgatctgaattaattatatggtaaCTGTAATATATTTGTGGTGCGATTGGTATATAATTCAGAAAAAGTGATAAATTCTATGATAAGTATACCTCATTTGCTCTGTGATTGGTTTGGTTTGGCCACACTTGGTTTgggtaataatttttcacgttttgtaataatttctgtttttatggtgaaaataaattgtaaattaagcAGTATCAAATATTAGGAGTGTTTGAAAACGAAAgctaaaagtgaaaatttgtttttgaaatttgagtgtttggaaaaaCAGCTTAGTATTTATAAGTTTACTAGTAAGATACGAAAATTGGTAGGGGACTATCTAtagctttttatttaaatcaacttAACTTATGCAATttcaaagcaaaaattataaaacaaaaaacactatgttaagtttttttaactataataagctgataaatacttattttaagttCTTGCAAATACCCCCTTATTAAGTTATAACTTACGACGCTTGTTGATTCAATTGgtaaaataagattatttatAGTCAGATTGATGATTATgaattcaatttctttgtcGATGTGCGGTCCGTCGGTAagtaatctaaaaatattcatgtaaACGATTTACGATCGTGAGTCATATTTTACCTGTCGtgattatataaatcaaaaccacctaaatatttttttgtaccaaacaaataaaataagttaaaactTGTGTGCATTTAGCAGtttattcttttgaaatgaaagcGATAACTATTATTAGAaccataaatattaaataccaATATCTAACAATTACCAATAACAACCATATactattcataaatataagataattatagttaatcATCACCTACTATCAAAGTAGAACTATACctactattaaagtaaaaatatccAACACATTGGTGGGGTTCGAACCCACGACACTTAGCAGTTTATAAGCAGGCACTTTTGAAGTGAAAAGGTCGATGAGGTTGTTAAATTACATCGATACCCCTTAAGGTTAGatttaaaaatctaaatacTCTCcgtcttttgtaaaattacagtaCTCCCTTAAAAATGTGTTAATGTAAAGTCTTCATAGGGTGTCTGTAAGGTTTTACTACTGACGCTAcgtacttataattacaattacatcaTCGAAcgaagtaattataattttataaaaaatatacaatatttgtgtatttaaattttatctcatttggtgttaatataatttaatatacacatatataaaaatattaatttatatatatatggtagaGACAAGGCAACATAGCTAGGTCTATTCAAGTTGATTTAATGATTAATGAGTAGAATAGAGGACCATGAGATAGACTTTCTGCCCAAAGTTGATTTCTTGcattacttttttgttttggaagATATACAGGATATTTTGAAAAGCGTGTGTAATTGAATTAAGAAAAAGCGTGCATGACAATAAAGCGATTAAAGCCCTACAGTTTTATCaagtcaaattaattaattaattaggtgcCCACATTGATTTAgaagtaattattaatgtaCTTCAGCTGCAGCAGTGTATATGAACCAATTATGTGTAAGATTGCATGAGCATCCACATTAATTAccaacttaaaattttaattaatattctaaaCTTGCGAATTAGCCGTTAATTAAGCCGacaatttttaagaaaaaattaattcttaaaattatatatttcgtTTGATTGCATCAGTCTGTAAACATAAGCtttcattaaaaatacttGTTTTTATTAGTATCGAAGAAGTGTTTAcaaatgttgaaaaaataagtatttatcaGTTTATTGCCgaaaataagttcaaattaATGATTTGGTGTTACGATTTTTGCTTTTGAATTGCTTAgattaagttgatttaaattaaaagttataagcaACAGCCTACCAATTTCTGTAGTTTATCGGTGAAATTACAAAGTTCATCTacgactttttttttatttttttccaaacactCCCAACTTTTACTACGTATCGTTTAACTAACTACTTTCGCTACAATTTATGCACACCACAAAAGTTATTGCAAATAGCCCTTTATTGTGAAACGAGCTTTTGTGTTCTTGAGTATGAATTTGTTGTAAAAAATTCAGCCATAAATAGTCACGCATAAATTCCCTGTgttcgaaaattatatttaatatccctattgtttgttttgtctaacaaatagatttatCTATTAATCagaatttatcgaatttagTCAATCCACTCATGTTAGCAAGTTTTgtgaatttgataaatatggtaaatattCAGTCagtgttaaatataaattttgattcttattttggctaatattaataaattcgataaaatattgataaacaaaaaaatccatctattaaataaagacaaattgattgaaatatataatttttcaaacaatataaACTACCCGTATAAGAGAGCAAtgcaattattcaaaaaaaaaaaaaaagacatgtagaagggaaaaaatacaagcaactccattgtgatattgcaaatgagcaaattacccccttatgaaaaaataaatagcaatttaccttcctatattttttaaaatacaataatttaccccactatgatttttaaaatgaagtaatttacctccctatataaggaggtaaattgcttcattttaaaaagtataaggggataaattactatatttttttcatagaagggtaatgtgctcattttcaacatcataggaggataaattgctattcaccccaTGTAGAAGTAAAGAGTAACAACTATAAATCAGCAACTCTGGAAATGACTTGGCGTTCGGACAAACTCGAACAACGATGCAATTTCTGAGCAGTGTCTCAGTGGAATTTAGTTTAAGTTATTTCAACTGTTATAATTGTCTTGAAAAAAACACTTAATTAAGGAGTAATTAATGGTTCTTGCTTACTGGCAAATGAATTATTAGACAAGGATTAGTCAGACAGacagagaaagaagagagagagaggtgttAGTCTTCTGACCCTCTTCATCTAAACAGAGATCATAATAACATGCGAGAACTCCTAAGCATGTGATCACATGAAACTAATTACTTCCCATGTGAGAGAGTTGCATTTCCCAACCTGAATTCCGGTGTGAATGGATCAAAATACCCTTTCGGGACATCTCAACGCCCCCTTATCGGAATGTCCGGGGGCATTCTTGTCATTTCGTGGTGATGGAAAAGCTGCAGATATCATTTGCATTAAGATTTGGAGAAGTCTTATCTACTCCAGACAGCTAATAAAACATTGATCATGGAGAACCTGTCATGACCCTTATTAATTAGGTGTGTTTGCAGTGACAATAATGGTGAAATgtccatttctctctctctctctcacacacacacacacacacacaaacacattaGAGTTTGGACTCAACAAAGATTGTGCAATGtagaataaatagttaaaagGAGGAGATTTCCAATATTGCTTATCTCGTATCATGTTTTTAGTCGAATAATGGGAAATCCCATTTTTGAATATAACACAAGTCCCTTTTAAAAAACGTTTTTTCTATGTTCCAAATACGattatagttattaaaaaacaatgaaTCTTATAAGGGCTAGAGTAGAACGGACAGGCTCAGGTGGTCCatgttatttatgatttaGTTCACCGTGAACTCCACGTTTATTATGTGGATCGTTCGAAATTGATCAATCTCGAGTGTCACTAAAATTTTTCTGATAAAAATATACAGTTTAGGTTTAAAAaacatgcttttatttttttttaaaaaaaaaaacaataatctATATTCCAAACATGATTTTAGTTATTAGAAAATGAAGATTCTTGATAACATAACAATTACAATAGGATGGACATGATCGGGTGATCTACACTGTTTTTAGTGCAGGATTCGTTGTGAACCCACGTACCATATATGATGTGAATCATCTACAATCAGCTGACATTGAACATCATTGAGAGTTTTTCTAACGTGTAGGTTATTACAAGATAATAGGtttaaaattagaatgaaCACAATCCCAATCCGTTTCTAAAGCAAGCCCTTCTTGAAACAACGATTCTATGTCTCAAAAACAACATTAGTTATCAGAAAACAgagatttgttataatataatgACAACAATATGACAAACAGAACtgatttataattcaaaatttatagtaAACTCCACACACCATACATGATGTAAATCATGGGTGTGAATTATCCAGAATCAATTAGTCATGAGAGccactaattttttcttttattctttttttttttggaaagaGAATTGTGTAAAAGATCATCGGATTTGGATAAGTATGGATACAATGATCATTGTCTTAACTTTTACATGCAAATGAATGTTCTTAGTTGAGTGTAGTAAATGGATAAGGACCAAACACAAGGTTAGAAAAAATCATCtgagtttgaaaaaaatagaccCCAAATGCAAGAAAGTAGCAACGTGGTTGAATTGGGGAACCGGTTTGTGGTAATAATGGTAAATGAATGttaaatcttttcttttctttttatttaaatagtaaatacataattacatcaatattttattaaaattaattagatattaatttaattaatacatcaaaaataataaaataaattataataagctTACATAAAACACGTCACtagatgaaattaatatttaatcatggttAATTGCCCCAtagtaaatagttattgatcacAGTCATACAACGGTTGTTGGtatagctaaaatatttgttacgACTAAAAGTCATAGCAAAAGCATTCGTAATGACTCATACctaataaaaatctaaatttttacattaatttttattaatcataattaataataattatttactacgattttaattcataactaataaaattataattaatagtaaattttcttctagtatATCTGATCGAactcaaatttgtaattttaaatttattcataaaatcttAACTTTAACGACTAGAACAAGGGATCACAAATCTTTTCTATCTTATTAGAGTTGTAgatagggttttttttttttttttttttttttttatttttttttttttttgaacttttttggACAGGTTGAGTGGTATAGAGATAGGTTCATGCAAGGCCTAGCTATTATTTATAACCTGCATTACTTTAATTGAGTCAGAGATATATTAATTGCTCTTCATGAATGTATTGTTTAATGCAAGTAGACTGTGTTGGTTGGGGGCATCTTGAAGTttgttcttattattattaaataattattttttttatattttacataattataagtatttttttattatattatttaaaataaatactacttaaattaaaaaaaaaattatgtagttATAGACAATAAGATGGAAATTATTactttacttttattaattttttttacatattttttaaaaatataaatagaatctAAGAGTGCgtaacataaataattcataaaatattagttcataaaatatatttttaaaattataaaaaaatgtatatacaaatatattcataataaaaaggtattttcggaaattcaacataaaaattaaaaaatatttataattttttttaaataataataaggaatt from Sesamum indicum cultivar Zhongzhi No. 13 linkage group LG3, S_indicum_v1.0, whole genome shotgun sequence harbors:
- the LOC105156981 gene encoding uncharacterized protein LOC105156981, producing MVSLEPIQSTSKCVVDPISSPRISFSAEFLDENNFISICPNRHQENEQETGSERAARNAAEFEFLSGNLTNMITADELFCEGKLLPFWQMHYAEKLNKISLKTEDHGGEGREKTEQKNKEESRISWFLDDDPSPRPPKCTVLWKELLRLKKQRASTLSPSSSSSSSSSSGRSIAEIPAGDHERKEGVQGSREKAVKRVKKGLERTRSATIRIRPMINVPICTQGRNSALPPLFSLRKGRLES